From Echinicola jeungdonensis, the proteins below share one genomic window:
- a CDS encoding SusC/RagA family TonB-linked outer membrane protein — protein MKRKNIHKICTAALAIQLGFAGSLFAQEVEEVKVQSNPQGMFQAEKVIGKITSKRTGQPLEGIGIAYKDISATFSNSDGKFELMVPAYTTTIQISFGDKLVKEVPLKGRSSLSIQLSDFELEEAGEVSVKLPYENRLQDHLTGAVSSVDLTDAWKGKANSPETAMQGQAAGVNMIRRSGTPGIGANTFIRGLASINAESQPLVVVDGMIYDMNDYQGSIINGFTSNPLSFIDVKDVDKVSYIKDGGSLYGIKGANGVILITTSRAKDLTTRIDFYTYGGVNMRPDNLPVMEADEYRPYFAEMLASSGLTTNEVLSHRYMNETPDTLGYYNYHNNTNWQNQVMNRTYDQNYFIKVSGGDNIAKYALSMGHLKSRTIMEGEQFSRSNMRFNADFQITPKLTAGTNMAFSYAVNDLYQYGTEVQDISPLNLGLVKSPFLAPNIFDENGERSPNLYDSDSLGISNPRSIIENMQAQNRRFRFFGAYNAKYQFNDKFSVQSLFGLTIDQNRETFFVPGLGVEEEVGSNAIIQNRIGGQIQKLFTTYSDTRFNYSNTFGYAHNLDLGLGFRYNENSLEEDGGFAFNSGTDDFITLGSGVTSLNQNFGRVADSKWMSYYADASYNYLNKYFLDFNIALDGSSRVGEEAKDGISLFDHQFGVFPSIKGAWLISSEDFMATSSLDLLKLRLSYSQTGNDGIGNFHNYQLYKGSNVIAVQGLVRANLANPEIQWETNNKINAGIDVATSNKALAFSVDLYQNTISNMLTYRPLRTVTGFDYYVTNEGEMVNRGVDLGINARVLDKEVKLDLGLQVGKYINEVEQLPYDQRITPVAGGEMITKTGEAAAMFYGYETDGVYSTSEAAASAGLKTYNESDQLIPFRAGDVKFVDKNGDSIIDENDKTIIGNPNPDFYGGFTAHATYKRFTFDAAFNFSSGNDVYNYVRQQMESMSGYENQFLSVRNRWRAEGQQTDMPRLAYGDPMGNSRFSDRWIEDGSYLRLKTINISYDIPVDGDIIKNVNVYAAGQNILTFTNYLGYDPEFSSSRSVFGQGVDVGMMPQFASVLLGLKIGL, from the coding sequence ATGAAGCGAAAAAATATACATAAAATTTGTACAGCTGCCCTGGCTATACAATTGGGATTTGCAGGTTCGCTATTTGCCCAAGAAGTAGAGGAAGTAAAGGTTCAGTCGAACCCACAGGGCATGTTCCAGGCAGAAAAGGTGATCGGTAAAATCACTTCAAAAAGAACTGGACAGCCCCTTGAGGGAATCGGTATTGCCTATAAGGACATCTCGGCAACTTTTTCTAATTCCGATGGCAAGTTTGAACTCATGGTTCCCGCTTATACCACTACTATTCAAATCAGTTTTGGAGATAAGTTGGTAAAAGAAGTCCCTCTTAAAGGCAGAAGCAGCCTGAGTATCCAACTATCCGATTTTGAATTGGAGGAAGCTGGGGAAGTAAGTGTAAAACTACCCTATGAAAACAGATTGCAGGATCATTTGACAGGGGCAGTGTCTTCGGTGGACTTGACCGATGCTTGGAAAGGAAAAGCCAATTCCCCTGAAACTGCTATGCAGGGACAGGCCGCAGGTGTTAATATGATCAGAAGGTCAGGAACACCCGGTATAGGTGCAAATACTTTCATTCGTGGTTTGGCTTCTATAAATGCGGAAAGCCAGCCTCTTGTAGTGGTGGATGGAATGATCTATGATATGAACGATTATCAAGGTTCCATTATCAATGGATTTACCTCCAACCCCTTGTCTTTTATTGATGTAAAGGATGTAGACAAAGTGAGTTATATCAAGGATGGTGGTTCTTTATATGGTATCAAGGGGGCAAATGGGGTGATCTTGATCACCACTTCCCGGGCAAAAGACCTGACTACCAGAATTGATTTTTATACTTACGGTGGGGTTAATATGCGACCTGATAACCTTCCGGTAATGGAGGCAGATGAGTACAGACCTTATTTTGCTGAAATGTTGGCCAGCAGTGGTCTGACCACCAATGAGGTGTTGAGTCACCGGTATATGAATGAAACCCCTGATACTTTGGGGTATTACAATTACCACAACAATACCAACTGGCAAAATCAGGTAATGAACCGGACTTATGATCAAAATTATTTTATCAAAGTATCCGGTGGGGACAATATCGCTAAATACGCCCTTTCTATGGGACACTTGAAAAGCAGGACCATTATGGAAGGTGAGCAGTTTTCCCGCTCTAATATGCGTTTCAATGCGGATTTCCAGATTACTCCTAAATTAACTGCAGGTACCAATATGGCTTTCTCTTATGCGGTAAATGATCTTTACCAATACGGGACTGAGGTTCAGGATATCAGCCCTTTAAACTTAGGCTTGGTGAAATCCCCTTTTCTGGCACCCAATATCTTTGATGAAAATGGGGAAAGGTCTCCCAACTTGTATGATTCTGATTCCCTGGGAATCAGTAACCCAAGGTCTATCATTGAGAACATGCAAGCTCAGAACAGAAGGTTCCGCTTCTTTGGGGCTTATAATGCCAAATACCAATTTAATGACAAGTTTAGTGTGCAGAGTCTATTTGGCTTGACCATTGACCAGAACAGGGAGACCTTCTTTGTCCCAGGCCTTGGGGTAGAAGAAGAAGTTGGATCCAATGCGATCATCCAAAACAGGATCGGGGGACAGATTCAAAAGCTATTCACCACTTACAGTGATACGCGTTTTAATTATTCCAATACCTTTGGCTATGCCCATAACTTGGACCTCGGCTTAGGCTTTAGGTATAACGAAAACAGCTTAGAGGAAGACGGTGGTTTTGCCTTTAATTCCGGTACCGATGATTTTATCACCTTGGGATCAGGAGTTACTTCTCTTAATCAAAACTTTGGTAGGGTAGCCGATTCGAAATGGATGAGTTATTATGCTGATGCAAGCTATAATTACTTAAATAAATACTTCCTTGATTTCAACATTGCTTTGGATGGATCTTCCAGGGTTGGTGAGGAAGCAAAAGATGGAATTTCCCTTTTTGATCATCAATTTGGGGTATTCCCTTCCATTAAGGGAGCTTGGTTGATCTCCTCTGAAGATTTTATGGCCACTAGTTCTTTGGATCTTTTGAAATTGAGATTGAGCTATAGCCAAACTGGTAATGACGGTATTGGAAACTTCCACAACTATCAGTTGTACAAAGGAAGCAATGTGATTGCCGTTCAAGGTTTGGTAAGGGCTAACCTGGCCAATCCGGAAATCCAGTGGGAAACCAATAATAAAATCAATGCTGGTATTGATGTAGCTACTTCAAATAAGGCCCTAGCCTTTAGCGTAGACCTTTATCAAAATACCATCAGCAATATGTTGACTTACCGTCCTTTAAGAACGGTGACCGGTTTTGATTACTATGTCACCAATGAAGGTGAAATGGTGAACAGAGGTGTTGATCTGGGCATTAACGCAAGGGTTCTGGACAAAGAAGTTAAGTTGGATCTTGGTCTGCAAGTTGGTAAGTATATTAATGAAGTCGAGCAATTGCCTTATGATCAACGTATAACTCCAGTAGCCGGTGGGGAAATGATCACCAAAACCGGGGAAGCAGCTGCCATGTTCTATGGATATGAAACCGATGGGGTTTACTCCACTTCTGAGGCTGCCGCTTCTGCAGGTTTGAAAACCTATAATGAAAGTGACCAGTTAATTCCTTTCCGGGCTGGTGACGTGAAATTTGTGGATAAGAATGGCGATAGTATCATTGATGAAAATGACAAAACCATTATTGGTAATCCTAACCCAGATTTCTACGGAGGATTTACAGCTCATGCGACTTATAAGCGATTTACTTTTGATGCAGCCTTTAATTTCTCATCAGGAAATGATGTTTACAATTACGTAAGGCAGCAAATGGAGAGCATGTCAGGGTATGAAAACCAGTTCCTAAGTGTAAGAAACAGATGGAGAGCAGAAGGTCAGCAAACGGATATGCCAAGATTGGCTTATGGGGACCCAATGGGGAACAGCAGATTCTCTGACAGGTGGATAGAGGATGGCTCTTACCTAAGGTTAAAAACTATCAACATCAGTTATGATATCCCCGTAGATGGTGACATTATCAAAAATGTAAATGTATATGCTGCGGGTCAGAACATCTTGACCTTTACCAACTACCTGGGTTATGACCCTGAGTTCAGTTCCTCCAGAAGTGTGTTTGGACAGGGAGTGGATGTAGGCATGATGCCACAATTTGCTAGTGTGTTGTTAGGACTGAAAATCGGATTGTAA